A stretch of the Nitrospirota bacterium genome encodes the following:
- a CDS encoding response regulator — MGKYKDARDSGHPFDVVIMDLTIPGGMGGKEAIKRLKEIYPAVKTIVSSGYANDPIIANYKDYGFTSILTKPYTIENLSSALHDILGSTGISVGTC; from the coding sequence ATTGGAAAATATAAGGATGCAAGGGATTCAGGTCATCCCTTTGATGTTGTTATCATGGACCTGACTATACCCGGCGGCATGGGCGGCAAAGAGGCAATAAAGAGATTAAAAGAAATCTACCCCGCTGTAAAAACAATCGTTTCAAGCGGATATGCAAATGACCCAATCATTGCCAATTATAAAGATTATGGTTTTACAAGCATACTCACAAAACCATACACAATCGAAAATCTAAGCTCTGCCCTGCATGACATTCTGGGTTCTACTGGGATTTCTGTGGGTACATGTTAA
- the cas6 gene encoding CRISPR system precrRNA processing endoribonuclease RAMP protein Cas6 translates to MNITYQKFHFTIEAIDEVILPYYKGSTFRGGFGITFKKVVCALKRNDCKDCILRQRCVYAYVFETFPLTPPKIPSPLMGEGQGGGEQGRFSTEDSGYMGMGKYLTVPHPFVIQPPAETRQKYKPGEILTFSLILIGKAVEMLPYFVYTFEELGKTGIGKGRGRYKLLNVENGKDTIYSIEEKSLRSVSPDEIYLPENFDFTSDNSDDSISLRFLTPARIMYQRDLAVDLIFHILLRSLVRRLGLLYYFHCGNEEPSWGYKQLIKEAEKVTAENKSLKWYDWERFSTRQNVRMKMGGIVGEITYRGKIKQFLSILKAGEILHVGKGPSFGLGWYEVILQKFPPLQGEG, encoded by the coding sequence GTGAACATTACCTATCAAAAATTTCATTTCACCATCGAGGCAATAGATGAAGTCATCCTACCTTATTACAAAGGCTCCACATTCCGTGGCGGCTTTGGTATCACCTTTAAAAAGGTAGTGTGTGCATTAAAAAGAAATGACTGCAAAGATTGCATCCTTCGGCAGAGATGTGTGTATGCTTATGTATTTGAGACATTCCCTTTAACTCCCCCTAAAATCCCCTCCCCCTTGATGGGGGAGGGCCAGGGTGGGGGTGAGCAAGGGAGATTTTCTACAGAAGATTCCGGCTATATGGGAATGGGCAAATACCTTACAGTGCCCCACCCGTTTGTTATTCAACCTCCTGCTGAAACCCGCCAGAAATATAAGCCTGGAGAAATCTTAACATTCAGTCTGATCCTGATTGGCAAGGCTGTGGAGATGCTTCCATACTTTGTTTACACCTTTGAAGAACTCGGAAAAACCGGAATAGGAAAGGGGAGGGGCAGATATAAATTACTCAATGTTGAGAATGGTAAAGATACAATATATTCGATTGAAGAGAAATCTCTCAGGTCTGTTTCCCCTGATGAAATTTATCTGCCTGAGAATTTTGATTTTACTTCTGATAATTCAGACGATTCAATCTCATTAAGATTTTTAACCCCTGCAAGGATAATGTATCAGAGAGACCTTGCAGTTGATCTGATATTTCATATATTATTGAGAAGCCTTGTAAGGAGACTGGGCCTGTTATATTATTTCCACTGCGGCAATGAAGAACCATCATGGGGCTACAAGCAGTTGATAAAAGAAGCAGAAAAAGTAACTGCTGAAAACAAGTCATTAAAATGGTATGATTGGGAACGATTTTCAACAAGGCAGAATGTCAGGATGAAAATGGGAGGCATAGTAGGGGAAATTACTTACAGGGGAAAGATAAAACAATTCCTGTCGATCTTAAAAGCAGGAGAGATATTGCATGTCGGCAAGGGACCAAGCTTTGGATTGGGATGGTATGAAGTAATTTTACAAAAATTCCCTCCCCTTCAAGGGGAGGGGTAG
- the cas2 gene encoding CRISPR-associated endonuclease Cas2 — MQSNYLVCYDIKDVKRLSRVFKYLKQNGIHIQYSVFYCRLTWEELLRLKGRLKELINEKNDDLRIYPLPSDLKVEIMGCGDRVPEGVNIFLQ; from the coding sequence ATGCAATCAAACTATCTTGTATGTTATGACATAAAAGATGTAAAACGTCTTTCCCGCGTCTTCAAATATTTAAAGCAGAATGGTATTCATATTCAGTATTCTGTATTTTATTGTAGATTAACCTGGGAAGAATTGCTAAGATTGAAAGGCCGGTTAAAAGAACTCATAAATGAGAAGAACGATGACCTCAGGATATACCCGCTTCCTTCTGATTTAAAAGTAGAGATTATGGGATGTGGTGACAGGGTCCCGGAAGGTGTCAATATCTTTTTGCAATGA
- a CDS encoding CRISPR-associated endonuclease Cas1: MDKTLYLSENRGLEVIRDGPSVWVKEEGKAGRRIPSRLIGRVIIIGNLKMDAGVVTLFTENDIPVTFMNMRGKEAAVTIPYNHNLPRHYEEQKIFLENDENIKRFEMWLFSKRRDAQLNTAKRLSPDTASTFTSRGFRECDYQEFIRQYKPRTEEKWDVVKAIINHLVREMLIGSIMRSDLDPHIGIRHRRHNFGLALDICYTIGPAIDLQGIQFFERSKGSKENDFIIKGQGGWSVSKDGMKDIIHRFENRKKILHDLIERTLDDLFALMRELRI; encoded by the coding sequence ATGGACAAGACCCTTTACCTGAGTGAGAACAGGGGATTGGAAGTAATCAGAGACGGCCCTTCTGTGTGGGTTAAGGAAGAAGGCAAGGCAGGCCGGCGTATACCATCCAGATTGATAGGCCGGGTAATCATTATCGGCAATCTGAAGATGGATGCCGGTGTGGTAACACTATTTACTGAAAATGACATACCTGTTACTTTTATGAATATGCGGGGTAAAGAGGCTGCCGTTACCATTCCGTATAACCACAATCTGCCGAGGCATTATGAAGAGCAGAAGATCTTCCTTGAAAATGATGAGAACATAAAAAGATTTGAGATGTGGTTGTTTTCAAAGAGGAGGGATGCACAACTCAATACAGCAAAACGATTATCGCCGGATACTGCCTCCACTTTTACATCTCGGGGATTCAGGGAGTGTGACTATCAGGAGTTTATCAGGCAATACAAACCAAGGACAGAAGAGAAGTGGGATGTTGTAAAGGCTATTATAAACCATCTTGTAAGGGAGATGCTTATTGGAAGCATTATGAGAAGCGACCTTGACCCTCACATCGGTATCAGGCACAGGAGGCACAACTTTGGGCTTGCCCTTGATATTTGTTATACAATTGGGCCTGCGATTGATTTGCAGGGGATACAGTTTTTTGAAAGAAGTAAGGGAAGTAAGGAGAATGATTTTATAATTAAAGGTCAAGGTGGGTGGTCTGTATCAAAGGATGGCATGAAAGACATTATCCATCGTTTTGAGAATAGAAAAAAAATACTGCACGACCTGATTGAGAGGACGTTAGATGACCTGTTCGCCCTGATGAGGGAACTGCGTATTTAA
- the cas1 gene encoding CRISPR-associated endonuclease Cas1, translating into MGTLYIDRKDLYIKLDGNALSFYNNNEREGMVPIKPLKRVVVVGNVTLETPVLHKLSDEGISVIFLSGKRTRFCGMLHGRLHNNALLRVKQYEKSITPSLEFSRDIVSMKVTAQADLLRNAMTTRHDLRLPLKTAIDTLEKVIHNITNGDTIDSIRGYEGGASASYFSAYTRLFPESLRFKNRNRRPPQDPVNAILSLCYTLLHFELVREIEVIGLDPTIGFYHQFEYGRESLACDLVESYRPDVDRFVWDIFRERKFTDRDFSNEDERPGCYLKKESRKRFYPLYEEWAQTMRSKFVEEVRSLARRIMDGQDPLPE; encoded by the coding sequence GTGGGTACCTTATACATTGACAGAAAAGACCTCTACATCAAATTAGATGGCAATGCCCTCAGTTTTTATAACAACAATGAACGCGAGGGAATGGTGCCGATCAAACCGCTCAAAAGGGTGGTTGTGGTTGGGAATGTTACTTTAGAGACCCCTGTTCTGCACAAGTTATCGGATGAAGGGATAAGTGTGATATTCCTGTCAGGCAAGAGAACAAGGTTTTGCGGGATGCTTCACGGCAGACTACATAATAATGCACTGCTCCGGGTAAAGCAGTATGAAAAATCAATAACACCTTCATTAGAATTTTCCAGAGACATTGTTTCCATGAAAGTCACTGCTCAGGCGGACTTACTGAGGAATGCTATGACCACCCGCCATGACCTCAGGCTTCCGCTGAAGACTGCGATAGACACCTTGGAAAAGGTAATCCATAACATAACTAATGGAGACACCATTGATTCAATCAGGGGATATGAAGGCGGTGCTTCTGCATCATACTTTTCAGCATACACAAGACTATTCCCAGAATCCCTCAGATTCAAAAACAGAAACAGGCGGCCGCCGCAGGACCCTGTTAATGCAATACTATCATTGTGCTATACGCTTCTTCATTTTGAATTGGTGCGGGAGATTGAGGTTATCGGACTTGACCCGACTATAGGTTTTTATCATCAGTTTGAATATGGGAGGGAGTCCCTCGCGTGTGACCTTGTAGAATCCTACAGACCGGATGTTGACAGGTTTGTGTGGGATATTTTCAGGGAAAGGAAATTTACTGACAGGGATTTTTCCAATGAAGATGAGAGACCGGGGTGCTATCTGAAAAAAGAAAGCAGAAAGAGGTTTTATCCTTTATATGAAGAATGGGCACAGACTATGAGGTCAAAATTTGTTGAAGAAGTCAGAAGTCTTGCGAGGAGGATAATGGATGGACAAGACCCTTTACCTGAGTGA
- the cas2 gene encoding CRISPR-associated endonuclease Cas2, with the protein MNRILYLIAYDISNNRRLNSVRYLLKGYSTGGQKSVYECFLTDGEFRQVTGKIKRLIKADEDRVHIFTMDGRSRTHALGIAVQPKDPAYFYIG; encoded by the coding sequence ATGAACAGGATTCTTTATCTTATCGCTTATGACATTTCAAATAACAGAAGGCTGAACAGTGTTCGCTATCTCCTCAAGGGATACAGCACGGGCGGGCAGAAGTCTGTGTATGAATGTTTCCTCACTGACGGCGAATTCCGGCAGGTCACAGGGAAGATCAAGAGGCTTATAAAAGCTGATGAGGACAGAGTTCATATATTTACAATGGATGGGAGAAGCAGGACACACGCACTGGGGATTGCTGTTCAGCCTAAAGATCCTGCATATTTCTATATAGGATGA
- a CDS encoding DUF1887 family protein: MSHVCLVSDQPIPNLTTVLQFKPHTVILLATKERRKEAKRLEKVIRQKCVEVTTKEIRAYDINDVVSVSENVIKDFTDDEITLNITGGTKIGTIGTFQTFYSSGKPIFYVNTYDNEIIKVSPVEEKIPINVDISINDYLAVYGFNISEYVKEDRYISERKHITDTIVQLAINRQELIGEINSKLKDIDKAVYPINITLRDDKDFIRICGILENHGLVQRKRQTTIQIPDIEAAKYLRGFWFEEYVYLTAKSLDVNEVKLNVTGKWDTTGKKPPKNEFDVLISKRNRLFYISCKTANPDRFVDGTDESVGKEYLYELDALGDRALGLFGKKMLASARPVTNDYVKSRAEDMKIKIVDGRNIATLKDNLKQWLNT, translated from the coding sequence ATGAGCCATGTATGCCTTGTATCTGACCAGCCGATACCAAACCTAACTACAGTGTTACAGTTTAAACCGCATACAGTAATTCTTCTTGCAACTAAAGAAAGGCGTAAAGAGGCAAAACGGCTTGAAAAAGTTATCAGGCAGAAATGTGTTGAGGTTACAACAAAAGAGATAAGGGCTTATGACATAAACGATGTGGTTTCTGTTTCTGAAAATGTAATTAAGGACTTCACAGATGATGAAATAACTCTTAACATTACAGGAGGCACAAAAATAGGCACGATAGGAACCTTTCAGACCTTTTATTCAAGTGGTAAACCAATCTTTTATGTGAACACCTACGATAATGAGATTATAAAAGTATCGCCTGTCGAGGAAAAGATTCCAATTAATGTAGATATATCTATCAATGATTACCTTGCTGTTTATGGTTTCAATATTTCAGAGTATGTTAAAGAGGATCGTTATATCTCTGAAAGAAAACATATTACTGACACAATCGTTCAGCTTGCGATAAACAGACAAGAGCTTATTGGAGAAATCAATAGCAAGTTAAAAGATATTGATAAGGCAGTATATCCAATTAATATTACTCTGCGAGATGATAAAGATTTCATCAGGATCTGTGGGATACTCGAAAATCATGGATTAGTGCAAAGGAAGCGCCAAACAACAATTCAGATACCCGATATAGAGGCTGCTAAATATTTAAGGGGTTTTTGGTTTGAGGAGTATGTATATTTGACAGCAAAGTCATTAGATGTGAATGAGGTAAAACTCAATGTAACTGGTAAATGGGACACGACCGGCAAGAAACCTCCTAAAAATGAATTTGATGTTCTTATTTCAAAAAGAAATAGATTATTTTATATTTCCTGTAAAACTGCGAATCCTGATAGGTTTGTAGATGGGACTGATGAGTCTGTTGGGAAAGAATACCTATATGAGTTGGATGCACTTGGAGACCGTGCACTTGGCCTTTTTGGTAAGAAGATGCTTGCTTCTGCCAGACCTGTGACTAATGATTATGTTAAGAGCAGAGCTGAGGACATGAAGATTAAAATAGTGGATGGTAGAAATATAGCAACCCTGAAGGATAACCTGAAACAATGGCTGAACACATAA
- the csm3 gene encoding type III-A CRISPR-associated RAMP protein Csm3 produces the protein MIIKKFIAITGIIHCEAGLRIGGTKEGIVEPGGSENTIIRHPITLLPYILGSSIKGKMRSLLESDASSGAQILDDGKPCKCGRCLVCKVFGSHGMSNKEITRILVRDCSITPESESVLRTAQEERGINFAEIKSENIINRKTGTAADKGLRTQERVPAGTEFNMNITIKLFKDDDEDNILKIVNKGIDLLQKDYLGSSGSRGYGKIKINNLEIREIN, from the coding sequence ATGATAATAAAAAAGTTTATAGCGATTACAGGGATAATCCATTGCGAAGCAGGGTTGCGAATTGGCGGTACTAAAGAAGGCATTGTGGAACCAGGAGGTTCAGAGAATACTATTATCAGGCACCCTATTACATTGTTGCCGTATATTCTAGGATCATCAATAAAAGGTAAAATGCGTTCATTGTTGGAGTCTGATGCCTCAAGCGGGGCGCAAATTCTGGATGATGGAAAGCCATGCAAGTGTGGGAGATGTCTTGTTTGTAAAGTATTTGGCTCACATGGGATGAGCAATAAAGAAATTACCCGTATCTTAGTGCGAGATTGCTCAATAACTCCAGAATCTGAATCCGTGCTAAGAACTGCGCAGGAAGAAAGAGGTATTAATTTTGCTGAGATTAAAAGTGAGAATATTATCAATAGAAAAACTGGAACTGCGGCTGATAAAGGATTACGAACTCAAGAAAGAGTTCCTGCCGGTACAGAGTTTAACATGAATATAACTATTAAACTATTTAAAGACGATGATGAAGATAATATCTTAAAGATTGTGAATAAGGGTATAGACCTCCTCCAAAAAGATTATTTGGGTAGTTCTGGAAGCAGGGGCTATGGCAAGATTAAAATAAATAATTTAGAGATTAGAGAGATAAATTAG
- the csm2 gene encoding type III-A CRISPR-associated protein Csm2 — protein MSDMKRAFEKAGIKGGGGGEMKKKCVQCQKEFIPKEPHYKICEDCIKKKRYEATSGYDKPAARLSNDYLKGGYFDENGYLRVGIFKEDAKEVANVLAALRMTPTSLRAFYNKLKAIESRYKTSSSNFDSIKPNLYAFERDVAYQVSRGVVSEEFRKFINKNSELAIKGPKEFKGFIEHFLSVLAYFKDVSRQ, from the coding sequence ATGAGTGACATGAAAAGAGCCTTTGAAAAGGCAGGAATAAAGGGAGGCGGTGGAGGAGAGATGAAAAAGAAGTGTGTGCAATGTCAAAAAGAATTTATCCCTAAAGAACCTCATTATAAGATATGTGAAGACTGCATTAAGAAAAAAAGATACGAAGCTACATCAGGATATGATAAACCCGCCGCAAGATTATCTAACGATTACCTTAAGGGTGGATATTTTGATGAGAACGGATATTTAAGGGTTGGGATATTTAAAGAAGATGCCAAAGAAGTTGCCAATGTGTTAGCTGCGTTAAGAATGACACCTACATCGTTAAGGGCTTTTTATAACAAATTAAAGGCAATAGAAAGCAGGTATAAAACTTCCAGTAGTAACTTTGATTCTATTAAACCAAATCTATATGCCTTTGAACGAGATGTCGCTTATCAAGTAAGCAGAGGAGTTGTATCAGAGGAGTTTCGTAAGTTTATAAATAAAAATTCTGAACTTGCCATTAAGGGACCAAAAGAGTTCAAGGGTTTTATTGAACACTTTTTGAGTGTGTTAGCATATTTCAAGGATGTATCAAGACAATAA
- the cas10 gene encoding type III-A CRISPR-associated protein Cas10/Csm1: MGNIDQREYQTVVLAALLHDVGKMLQRGSFGSLDTKGQHPQVSSDFVGAFKGFFSRFVDFDLFKTLVQRHHEHAGSFKDNLLCQNAPEEYRALSYLVSRADNYSSSERGERADSYQDFKATPLVSIFSRIEIDKHLPEVQRYRLNPLMSEAAFPDKFVTYEENEMNLHLRKFGEEFKNFVDAIGQSDFDIIYSHLMTILMRYSWCIPSNTQEEVPDVSLYDHLKTTSAIAACLYQYHYPNFNEVEIKNDKTNKFILLVGDLSGIQNYIFNITHVGAGGVAKRLRARSFQLNIISEIISHKILHTFNLPLANILMVSGGKFYILLPNISDAKNRIESIKKETDLWFFKNLNAEINLNITTMPLSGEDFNDYKVVMNNISQLLQQEKKKPINSLLSENGLWNEDIALLDIDFGEEEKLCKACKKFPGEYNKENDYYICSRCFDDQRIGTLLHTSNYVSFYKDNKGEFKGPLGYSFDLKESSKGVYLVMSIGGHSPVYNYPYNFRYIANYIPVFIDEDYCSKCPQKNKCINIEQVKKGQPLFFECIANESQGKKMLGYLKADVDNLGAAFAFGLKEKSTISRVSTMSRMLDVFFSGFMQKLIEDDFPEIYTVYSGGDDILVIGPWDSIIKFGEELNSKFKRFTGNNENLTLSAGIAFVKHNHPVFRSVEMADNALDNSKDNKDKESLTVFGQTIKWFMLSEIIKESEKLEEWLRQNQLSSGFVNNLLIYSQMNNSFKKTGRTEHLRFLPLMTYDIARNLPSLYDRDPKKKEIRLWAESLKNLNSPRLHHLGIISNYALMANRGKRDE; the protein is encoded by the coding sequence ATGGGAAACATTGACCAGAGAGAGTATCAGACCGTAGTGCTGGCGGCGTTGCTGCATGATGTGGGTAAGATGCTGCAAAGAGGAAGTTTTGGCAGCCTTGATACAAAGGGACAGCATCCTCAAGTCTCATCTGATTTTGTTGGTGCATTTAAAGGTTTCTTTTCAAGATTTGTAGACTTTGACTTATTTAAAACTCTTGTTCAACGCCATCATGAGCATGCAGGTAGTTTCAAAGATAATTTGCTTTGCCAAAATGCCCCTGAAGAATATAGGGCATTGAGCTACCTTGTAAGCCGTGCAGACAATTACTCATCATCTGAAAGGGGTGAAAGAGCAGATTCTTATCAGGACTTCAAGGCAACTCCACTTGTATCCATATTCAGTCGTATTGAGATTGACAAACATCTCCCTGAAGTACAGCGATACAGGCTTAATCCTTTAATGTCGGAAGCCGCCTTCCCGGATAAGTTTGTCACTTATGAAGAAAATGAGATGAATTTACATCTAAGGAAATTTGGTGAAGAATTTAAGAATTTTGTTGATGCTATAGGCCAGTCCGACTTTGACATTATATATTCTCATCTCATGACAATATTAATGCGGTATTCATGGTGCATTCCGAGTAACACACAGGAGGAGGTGCCAGATGTTTCGCTTTATGACCATCTAAAGACGACCTCTGCTATTGCAGCGTGTCTTTATCAATACCACTATCCCAATTTTAATGAAGTCGAAATTAAAAATGATAAAACTAATAAATTTATTCTTTTAGTTGGCGATCTATCCGGTATTCAGAACTACATATTTAACATAACGCATGTCGGAGCCGGAGGGGTTGCTAAAAGATTGAGGGCACGTTCTTTTCAACTTAATATTATCTCAGAAATTATCAGCCATAAGATATTACATACCTTTAATCTGCCATTGGCAAACATACTTATGGTATCTGGCGGTAAATTTTATATATTACTACCTAATATCAGTGATGCAAAAAATAGAATAGAGTCAATTAAAAAGGAAACTGACTTATGGTTTTTTAAGAATCTAAATGCTGAAATTAATCTGAATATTACAACAATGCCTTTATCAGGCGAGGACTTTAATGATTATAAGGTAGTGATGAATAATATTAGTCAGTTATTACAGCAGGAAAAGAAAAAACCAATTAACAGCTTATTATCAGAAAATGGCTTATGGAACGAAGATATTGCTTTATTGGATATTGATTTTGGTGAAGAAGAAAAACTTTGTAAAGCATGCAAGAAGTTTCCGGGTGAATATAATAAAGAAAATGATTATTACATCTGTAGCCGGTGCTTTGATGATCAACGGATAGGTACGTTGTTACACACTTCTAACTATGTTAGTTTCTATAAAGATAATAAAGGGGAGTTCAAAGGGCCTTTAGGTTATTCTTTTGATCTGAAAGAGTCATCTAAGGGGGTATATTTAGTTATGTCAATTGGTGGGCACTCTCCTGTTTATAATTATCCATATAACTTCAGATATATTGCGAATTATATTCCTGTATTCATTGATGAGGATTATTGCAGTAAATGCCCACAGAAAAATAAGTGCATAAATATAGAACAGGTTAAAAAAGGTCAGCCTCTCTTTTTTGAATGTATAGCCAATGAAAGCCAAGGGAAAAAGATGCTTGGATACTTAAAGGCTGATGTAGATAACTTAGGGGCTGCATTTGCTTTTGGATTGAAAGAAAAGAGTACCATTTCACGTGTCTCTACAATGAGTCGTATGCTGGATGTATTCTTCTCAGGTTTTATGCAGAAACTTATTGAAGATGATTTTCCTGAAATCTATACTGTCTATTCCGGCGGGGACGACATCCTTGTCATAGGCCCATGGGATTCAATAATAAAATTTGGAGAAGAGCTAAATTCAAAATTTAAGAGGTTCACCGGTAACAATGAAAATCTTACGCTTTCTGCAGGTATTGCCTTTGTAAAACATAACCATCCGGTCTTCAGGAGTGTTGAAATGGCTGACAATGCCCTTGATAATTCAAAAGATAATAAAGATAAAGAAAGTCTAACAGTATTTGGGCAGACAATAAAGTGGTTCATGCTTTCTGAAATTATAAAAGAGTCAGAGAAGTTAGAGGAATGGCTAAGACAAAATCAACTTTCTTCTGGGTTTGTTAATAACCTGCTTATTTATTCACAGATGAATAATTCATTTAAGAAGACAGGCAGAACTGAGCATCTACGATTTCTGCCGCTAATGACCTACGATATTGCGAGAAACCTGCCGTCTTTATATGATAGAGACCCAAAGAAGAAAGAAATAAGGTTATGGGCTGAAAGCCTCAAGAATTTAAATAGCCCAAGATTACATCACCTTGGAATAATATCCAATTATGCTTTAATGGCAAACAGGGGTAAGAGAGATGAGTGA
- a CDS encoding nucleotidyltransferase: protein MPDNPLVQYLKELCLFLDNSGIEYMLVGGLAVGIWGEPRATVDIDFLISFNLDDFAVLRQKKDKSNAFVFIHDKPMTFDRVSLLRTTLKSNLDVFVDFLFADDDFQKEALSRRQAINIADFTVNIPTPEDLILLKLISGREQDLLDAKKVFIMQKAHLDMKYVQRWSEKLQVKLPLTG from the coding sequence ATGCCTGATAATCCACTTGTACAATACCTTAAAGAACTATGTCTGTTCCTTGATAATTCCGGCATTGAATATATGCTAGTCGGGGGATTGGCCGTTGGGATATGGGGAGAACCGAGGGCAACGGTTGATATAGATTTTCTAATTTCATTTAACCTTGATGATTTTGCTGTCCTCAGGCAGAAGAAAGACAAGAGTAATGCCTTTGTTTTTATACATGATAAGCCTATGACCTTTGATAGGGTATCATTGCTGAGGACTACTCTGAAAAGTAATCTTGATGTCTTTGTTGATTTCCTGTTTGCAGATGATGATTTTCAGAAAGAAGCATTGAGCAGGAGGCAGGCTATTAATATTGCTGACTTCACAGTCAATATTCCTACTCCGGAAGATTTAATTTTATTAAAACTTATAAGCGGCAGAGAGCAGGATTTACTTGATGCAAAAAAGGTTTTTATAATGCAAAAAGCTCATCTTGACATGAAGTATGTTCAGAGATGGTCAGAAAAACTGCAGGTTAAATTACCATTAACAGGATGA
- a CDS encoding type II toxin-antitoxin system death-on-curing family toxin yields MVIYLTLEDLLEIHKSVIESTGGSEGIRSIQLLDSAVARPQATFGGVDLYPSLPEKAAALLHSVISNHPFVDGNKRTGFTAMDVFIRLNGFHLTAGEDEKYGFVISVATGTIPFAKMTDWIEQEVITTS; encoded by the coding sequence ATAGTGATCTATCTTACCCTTGAAGACCTTTTAGAGATACACAAGAGTGTTATTGAAAGCACCGGCGGCTCGGAAGGAATACGCAGTATTCAATTATTGGATTCCGCTGTTGCACGGCCACAAGCCACATTTGGAGGCGTAGACTTATACCCCTCTCTGCCGGAGAAGGCGGCTGCATTACTACATTCCGTTATTTCTAATCATCCTTTTGTAGATGGTAATAAACGTACAGGATTTACTGCTATGGATGTATTTATCCGGCTGAACGGCTTCCACCTAACAGCAGGTGAAGATGAGAAATATGGCTTTGTTATAAGTGTTGCTACTGGAACGATTCCTTTCGCAAAAATGACTGATTGGATAGAACAAGAAGTAATAACAACTTCTTGA